From Aspergillus fumigatus Af293 chromosome 3, whole genome shotgun sequence, a single genomic window includes:
- a CDS encoding putative phenol hydroxylase, with amino-acid sequence MMGLEVSRMNCFTLHLGNTEAILIDAIQLQGGPRIERGVVPVVMELEEGIADDPDAYPLKIQLRHQKLEHLTAWRTNAHSERGGIDAAIHSGRDGERDTEPVLTGEEGSLKTIRAKYVIGSDGAHSWVRCWLGFEMEGDSTNAVWGVVDAILDSDFPDFRRHCIILSQHGTILSVPRENGMTRLYVQLPDSMKDICLTDAAQVVKIMAVARRSLFPYTLEYSYCDWWTIYRVGRRVANHFTYKQRVFLGGDAVHTHTPKGGQGMNVSMQDAYNLGWKLGGVLRGQLRPSVLATYESERRPVAQDLIKLDTSMGRVLAGETMSETPEVLQVYEQLRNYGSGANICYSPNILVASPQQSQQHLAAHLRLGMRFPSHPVVNLASAITMESQSLLPSNGSWRLWVFAGNVVACPAQLKRVNSLGEKLCALTARLAALQMLSTPFLEILLLYKGRVEEMEVSDFHPIFTR; translated from the exons ATGATGGGTCTTGAGGTCTCAAG GATGAATTGTTTTACACTGCATCTCGGGAATACAGAAGCAATTCTGATCGACGCCATCCAACTACAGGGCGGGCCCCGGATTGAACGAGGAGTCGTGCCAGTGGTGATGGAACTAGAGGAGGGCATAGCAGACGACCCCGACGCATATCCTCTGAAGATACAGCTGCGCCACCAGAAACTGGAGCATCTGACTGCGTGGCGGACCAACGCTCACAGT gagagaggaggcATTGACGCGGCCATCCATTCCGGACGCGACGGGGAGCGTGACACCGAGCCCGTCCTGACCGGGGAGGAGGGCAGCCTCAAGACCATCCGCGCAAAATATGTCATTGGCAGCGATGGCGCCCACAGCTGGGTGCGTTGCTGGCTGGGCTTTGAGATGGAGGGGGATTCCACCAATGCAGTGTGGGGCGTGGTGGATGCCATTCTCGACTCAGATTTTCCCGA CTTTCGCCGACACTGCATAATTCTCTCGCAGCATGGGACCATCTTGAGCGTGCCTCGAGAAAACGGTATGACCCGCCTTTACGTCCAGCTACCCGATTCAATGAAAGATATCTGCCTCACCGACGCAGCTCAGGTGGTGAAGATCATGGCTGTCGCTCGCAGGAGTTTGTTTCCTTATACTCTGGAATATTCCTACTGCGACTGGTGGACAATCTACCGGGTGGGTAGGAGAGTTGCCAACCATTTCACCTACAAGCAGCGCGTCTTCCTCGGTGGGGACGCTGTACACACACATACCCCCAAGGGGGGTCAGGGGATGAATGTCTCCATGCAGGATGCATACAACCTGGGATGGAAGCTGGGTGGTGTACTGCGTGGCCAACTGCGTCCGTCCGTACTGGCGACGTACGAATCCGAACGTCGACCCGTGGCCCAGGACCTGATCAAGCTAGATACGAGTATGGGCCGCGTGCTGGCGGGCGAGACCATGTCTGAGACTCCCGAGGTGCTTCAGGTTTATGAGCAGCTGCGCAACTACGGCAGCGGCGCCAACATCTGCTACTCGCCAAACATCCTTGTGGCGAGTCCCCAGCAGTCCCAGCAACACCTGGCCGCGCATCTGAGGCTGGGAATGCGGTTCCCCAGCCATCCGGTGGTCAACCTTGCCAGCGCGATCACCATGGAGAGCCAGAGTCTACTGCCGAGTAATGGCTCGTGGCGGCTCTGGGTCTTTGCCGGCAATGTTGTCGCTTGTCCAGCGCAGTTGAAGCGGGTGAACAGCCTCGGGGAGAAG